A section of the Solea solea chromosome 17, fSolSol10.1, whole genome shotgun sequence genome encodes:
- the LOC131443241 gene encoding uncharacterized protein LOC131443241 translates to MIGFQWSKCIKMSLFLYIFMLRFRGTTGEDSHFIVREGEDVTLPCKSWIHPQDEGETVWLFSDTPSTQTVQLMSTREDDEKDQSKADRLSLTKDLSLGIKAVRVKDAGQYTCRHYGKSGDTFQSSLVYLSIIIIHDEKSGDTTTLTCSVLRYGQCGHRVEWLSDGTVHDASTSRDCSATVAFRTPHSGQKYDESFRCRVTDGSGMKLLLCTFNSHSSCVKKVSGSTHWWIYVIDAAVGSAAILATVGALVAWRRRKGHRTQTDNTELTPAVTGSAPQTSQDTADPDDGVFYTSVTYNKNCESTARVKDDDDSAAVIYSGVKSLPVMPDDVYATVVNRRQ, encoded by the exons ATGATCGGATTCCAGTGGAGTAAATGCatcaaaatgtctttatttttgtatattttcatgCTTCGATTTAGAG GAACTACAGGAGAGGATTCCCACTTCATTGTCAGAGAAGGAGAGGACGTGACTTTGCCTTGTAAAAGCTGGATTCATCCTCAGGACGAGGGCGAAACTGTTTGGCTTTTCAGTGACACTCCATCGACACAAACTGTGCAGCTGATGAGCACCAGGGAGGACGATGAAAAAGACCAGTCCAAAGCAGACAGACTGAGCCTCACAAAGGACCTTTCTCTGGGTATTAAAGCGGTTAGAGTGAAGGACGCTGGTCAGTACACCTGCAGACACTACGGCAAGTCGGGAGACACATTTCAAAGCTCTCTGgtttatctgtccattattatca tTCATGATGAAAAAAGCGGGGACACGACGACGTTGACCTGCTCTGTTTTGAGATACGGGCAATGCGGACACAGGGTGGAGTGGCTGAGTGACGGAACAGTGCACGACGCGTCGACGTCACGTGACTGCTCAGCCACTGTGGCGTTCAGGACCCCTCACTCCGGTCAAAAGTACGACGAGTCGTTTCGGTGCAGAGTGACAGATGGTAGCGgcatgaagctgctgctgtgcacCTTCAACTCTCACTCGTCCTGTGTGAAAAAAG tttcAGGTTCTACTCATTGGTGGATCTACGTCATCGACGCGGCTGTGGGTTCAGCAGCGATCTTGGCGACTGTTGGAGCGCTCGTCGCGTGGAGAAGACGCAAAG gacacagaacacagacagacaacacc GAACTGACGCCTGCTGTGACTGGGTCTGCTCCACAAACCAGTCAGGACACG GCTGATCCTGATGATGGTGTTTTCTACACCTCTGTGACCTACAACAAGAACTGTGAGAGTACAGCGCGG GtaaaagatgatgatgacagtgcTGCAGTGATCTACAGTGGAGTGAAAAGCTTGCCCGTCATGCCCGACGACGTCTATGCCACTGTTGTAAATAGACGGCAGTGA
- the LOC131443153 gene encoding uncharacterized protein LOC131443153 isoform X3, which produces MSEIRWIKTLLFLTLELHFTETIEPLILIIKEGDEATLTCGNMKLTRDKCGWIHTHPGKAISELVENGKLRADQSHRLSVTEHCSLVIKKVTTADRGRYDCQRIAPLSDALVYLSAVKLTEQKDEDKVTLSCSVPGHELNPTVNCRPVNGTNSRGSQMECSTTFSTSYLKRNPNYRESFICEVTDGYRGDVQTFTFSSSSSVEYPPTPTAESISSSNPNVPMSGQTPQTSLWWYIGVAVGGASLLLAVVAAVRWKRNEGKTQTNGNAQGQRLNPTETQSSPDTSHDMADPEEGVSYASVSYIKRSNGKAGVQVKAAADDDEEEEGAAVTYSTVNVRR; this is translated from the exons ATGAGTGAAATCAGGTGGATCAAGACCTTGTTATTTCTGACACTGGAGCTTCACTTTACAG AGACCATTGAACCACTGATCTTGATTATCAAGGAGGGAGATGAAGCTACGTTGACATGTGGAAATATGAAGCTCACTCGGGATAAATGTGGCTGGATTCATACTCATCCTGGGAAAGCAATATCAGAGCTGGTGGAAAATGGGAAGCTTCGGGCAGATCAGTCGCACAGACTGAGCGTCACAGAGCACTGTTCTCTGGTTATAAAGAAAGTCACAACTGCAGACAGGGGTCGATACGACTGTCAGCGGATCGCACCTCTCAGTGATGCTCTGGTTTATCTGTCTGCTGTCAAAT TGACTGAACAAAAGGACGAGGATAAGGTGACCTTGTCCTGCTCTGTGCCAGGTCATGAGTTAAATCCCACAGTGAACTGCCGGCCCGTGAATGGTACAAACTCGAGGGGATCGCAGATGGAATGTTCCACCACATTTTCTACCTCTTATCTCAAGCGGAACCCAAACTATCGGGAGTCCTTCATCTGTGAAGTGACGGACGGTTACAGAGGAGACGTGCAGACGTTCACCTTCAGCTCTTCGTCCTCAG TTGAGTACCCACCAACTCCAACAGCTGAGAGCATCAGCAGCTCAAACCCCAACGTACCGATGTCTGGTCAAACACCACAAACTA gTTTGTGGTGGTACATTGGTGTGGCTGTGGGCGGAGCTTCACTCTTACTGGCTGTTGTTGCAGCTGTTAGGTGGAAGAGAAATGAAGGCAAGACACAGACCAATGGAAACGCT CAGGGACAGAGATTAAACCCTACGGAGACTCAGTCCAGTCCAGACACGAGTCACGACATG GCTGATCCTGAGGAGGGAGTTTCCTACGCCTCTGTCAGCTACATCAAGAGAAGCAACGGTAAAGCCGGG GTTCAAgtaaaggctgctgctgatgatgatgaggaggaggaaggtgctGCAGTGACATACAGCACTGTGAACGTGCGACGTtga
- the LOC131443153 gene encoding uncharacterized protein LOC131443153 isoform X2, which yields MFAADPDVGIFLFIFMSFPDAETIEPLILIIKEGDEATLTCGNMKLTRDKCGWIHTHPGKAISELVENGKLRADQSHRLSVTEHCSLVIKKVTTADRGRYDCQRIAPLSDALVYLSAVKLTEQKDEDKVTLSCSVPGHELNPTVNCRPVNGTNSRGSQMECSTTFSTSYLKRNPNYRESFICEVTDGYRGDVQTFTFSSSSSVEYPPTPTAESISSSNPNVPMSGQTPQTSLWWYIGVAVGGASLLLAVVAAVRWKRNEGKTQTNGNAGQRLNPTETQSSPDTSHDMADPEEGVSYASVSYIKRSNGKAGVQVKAAADDDEEEEGAAVTYSTVNVRR from the exons ATGTTTGCTGCAGATCCAGATGTTGGCatattcttgtttattttcatgtccTTTCCTGACGCAGAGACCATTGAACCACTGATCTTGATTATCAAGGAGGGAGATGAAGCTACGTTGACATGTGGAAATATGAAGCTCACTCGGGATAAATGTGGCTGGATTCATACTCATCCTGGGAAAGCAATATCAGAGCTGGTGGAAAATGGGAAGCTTCGGGCAGATCAGTCGCACAGACTGAGCGTCACAGAGCACTGTTCTCTGGTTATAAAGAAAGTCACAACTGCAGACAGGGGTCGATACGACTGTCAGCGGATCGCACCTCTCAGTGATGCTCTGGTTTATCTGTCTGCTGTCAAAT TGACTGAACAAAAGGACGAGGATAAGGTGACCTTGTCCTGCTCTGTGCCAGGTCATGAGTTAAATCCCACAGTGAACTGCCGGCCCGTGAATGGTACAAACTCGAGGGGATCGCAGATGGAATGTTCCACCACATTTTCTACCTCTTATCTCAAGCGGAACCCAAACTATCGGGAGTCCTTCATCTGTGAAGTGACGGACGGTTACAGAGGAGACGTGCAGACGTTCACCTTCAGCTCTTCGTCCTCAG TTGAGTACCCACCAACTCCAACAGCTGAGAGCATCAGCAGCTCAAACCCCAACGTACCGATGTCTGGTCAAACACCACAAACTA gTTTGTGGTGGTACATTGGTGTGGCTGTGGGCGGAGCTTCACTCTTACTGGCTGTTGTTGCAGCTGTTAGGTGGAAGAGAAATGAAGGCAAGACACAGACCAATGGAAACGCT GGACAGAGATTAAACCCTACGGAGACTCAGTCCAGTCCAGACACGAGTCACGACATG GCTGATCCTGAGGAGGGAGTTTCCTACGCCTCTGTCAGCTACATCAAGAGAAGCAACGGTAAAGCCGGG GTTCAAgtaaaggctgctgctgatgatgatgaggaggaggaaggtgctGCAGTGACATACAGCACTGTGAACGTGCGACGTtga
- the LOC131443153 gene encoding uncharacterized protein LOC131443153 isoform X1: MFAADPDVGIFLFIFMSFPDAETIEPLILIIKEGDEATLTCGNMKLTRDKCGWIHTHPGKAISELVENGKLRADQSHRLSVTEHCSLVIKKVTTADRGRYDCQRIAPLSDALVYLSAVKLTEQKDEDKVTLSCSVPGHELNPTVNCRPVNGTNSRGSQMECSTTFSTSYLKRNPNYRESFICEVTDGYRGDVQTFTFSSSSSVEYPPTPTAESISSSNPNVPMSGQTPQTSLWWYIGVAVGGASLLLAVVAAVRWKRNEGKTQTNGNAQGQRLNPTETQSSPDTSHDMADPEEGVSYASVSYIKRSNGKAGVQVKAAADDDEEEEGAAVTYSTVNVRR; encoded by the exons ATGTTTGCTGCAGATCCAGATGTTGGCatattcttgtttattttcatgtccTTTCCTGACGCAGAGACCATTGAACCACTGATCTTGATTATCAAGGAGGGAGATGAAGCTACGTTGACATGTGGAAATATGAAGCTCACTCGGGATAAATGTGGCTGGATTCATACTCATCCTGGGAAAGCAATATCAGAGCTGGTGGAAAATGGGAAGCTTCGGGCAGATCAGTCGCACAGACTGAGCGTCACAGAGCACTGTTCTCTGGTTATAAAGAAAGTCACAACTGCAGACAGGGGTCGATACGACTGTCAGCGGATCGCACCTCTCAGTGATGCTCTGGTTTATCTGTCTGCTGTCAAAT TGACTGAACAAAAGGACGAGGATAAGGTGACCTTGTCCTGCTCTGTGCCAGGTCATGAGTTAAATCCCACAGTGAACTGCCGGCCCGTGAATGGTACAAACTCGAGGGGATCGCAGATGGAATGTTCCACCACATTTTCTACCTCTTATCTCAAGCGGAACCCAAACTATCGGGAGTCCTTCATCTGTGAAGTGACGGACGGTTACAGAGGAGACGTGCAGACGTTCACCTTCAGCTCTTCGTCCTCAG TTGAGTACCCACCAACTCCAACAGCTGAGAGCATCAGCAGCTCAAACCCCAACGTACCGATGTCTGGTCAAACACCACAAACTA gTTTGTGGTGGTACATTGGTGTGGCTGTGGGCGGAGCTTCACTCTTACTGGCTGTTGTTGCAGCTGTTAGGTGGAAGAGAAATGAAGGCAAGACACAGACCAATGGAAACGCT CAGGGACAGAGATTAAACCCTACGGAGACTCAGTCCAGTCCAGACACGAGTCACGACATG GCTGATCCTGAGGAGGGAGTTTCCTACGCCTCTGTCAGCTACATCAAGAGAAGCAACGGTAAAGCCGGG GTTCAAgtaaaggctgctgctgatgatgatgaggaggaggaaggtgctGCAGTGACATACAGCACTGTGAACGTGCGACGTtga
- the LOC131443152 gene encoding cytochrome P450 2K4-like, which produces MDILKVLFQSSLSSVSLLGALLVLLLVYFISTWSFSSDGKGKEPPGPKPLPLLGNLLQLDLKKPYNTFLELSKKYGPVFTVYFGSNKVVVLAGYKTVKEALVNKADEFGERDPPQIFKELADGHGVLWSNGDSWREMRRFALTNLRDFGMGRKACEDKITEECNYLIEVFKKFKGDAFDTTVPLNCAVSNIICSMVYGSRFEYDDPEFTSLVERTHKNLEIAGSASMQLYNIFPWCRKLFNNKVFRDAADANAAQNQKLFRRLKETLNPQMCRGFVDAFLVRKQNLEESGVTNSHYSDKNLLTTVIHLFGAGTDTTSTTLRWGLLLMAKYPEIQDQVQEELSRAIGTRQVQVEDRKNLPFVDAVIHEVQRLANITPMALPHRTSQDVTFQGFFIEKGTTVFPLLMSVLYDDDEWEKPRSFHPAHFLDKDGRFVKRDAFMPFSAGLRICLGESLARMELFLFFSTLMQRFRFSPAPGVSEDDLDLTPHGGITLNPSPHKLCAVPL; this is translated from the exons ATGGATATATTAAAGGTTTTGTTCCAGTCGTCCCTCAGCTCTGTCTCACTGTTGGGGgctctgctggtgctgctgctcgtCTATTTTATTTCAACTTGGAGCTTCAGCTCAGATGGGAAGGGCAAAGAACCTCCAGGACCCAAACCACTTCCCCTGCTTGGAAACCTGCTGCAGCTGGACCTTAAAAAACCCTACAATACCTTCCTGGAG CTTTCCAAGAAATATGGACCAGTGTTCACCGTCTACTTTGGATCTAACAAGGTGGTGGTTCTGGCAGGATACAAGACCGTGAAAGAGGCTCTTGTCAACAAGGCTGACGAGTTTGGGGAAAGAGACCCTCCGCAAATCTTTAAGGAGCTAGCGGATGGGCATg GGGTTTTATGGTCCAACGGAGATTCATGGAGAGAAATGAGGCGCTTTGCTTTGACAAACCTGAGAGATTTTGGAATGGGCAGGAAGGCTTGTGAGGACAAGATCACTGAGGAATGTAACTACCTCATTGAAGTGTTTAAGAAATTTAAAG GTGATGCTTTTGATACGACTGTACCATTGAACTGTGCCGTATCTAATATCATCTGCTCCATGGTCTATGGCAGTAGATTTGAATATGATGATCCAGAGTTTACCTCACTTGTGGAACGAACACACAAAAACCTTGAAATTGCAGGCTCCGCATCAATGCAG CTCTACAACATCTTCCCATGGTGCCGTAAACTGTTCAATAACAAAGTATTCagagatgctgctgatgctaacGCTGCGCAGAACCAAAAACTGTTTAGACGTCTGAAAGAGACCCTCAACCCACAGATGTGCAGAGGGTTCGTGGACGCCTTTCTGGTCCGAAAGCAAAATCTGGAG GAATCTGGAGTGACCAACAGTCACTACAGTGATAAAAACCTTCTGACCACGGTCATTCATCTCTTCGGTGCTGGCACTgacacaacatcaacaacactaAGGTGGGGCCTCCTGCTGATGGCCAAGTATCCAGAGATACAAG ACCAGGTCCAGGAGGAGCTAAGCAGGGCGATAGGAACTCGTCAGGTGCAGGTTGAAGACAGGAAGAACCTGCCCTTTGTTGACGCCGTCATCCATGAGGTACAGAGACTGGCCAACATCACCCCGATGGCACTGCCTCACAGGACGAGCCAAGACGTCACCTTCCAGGGTTTCTTCATTGAGAAG GGAACCACAGTGTTTCCTCTGTTGATGTCTGTcctgtatgatgatgatgaatgggAGAAACCTCGCTCCTTTCATCCCGCCCACTTCCTGGACAAAGATGGGAGGTTTGTCAAGCGAGATGCCTTCATGCCTTTTTCTGCAG GTCTTAGGATTTGTCTCGGAGAGAGTCTGGCCAGGATGgagctcttcctcttcttctccaccCTCATGCAGCGCTTCCGTTTCTCTCCTGCTCCTGGAGTCTCCGAGGACGATCTGGATCTGACTCCACACGGGGGAATAACCCTCAACCCGTCACCACATAAACTGTGTGCTGTCCCCctttga